The Macaca fascicularis isolate 582-1 chromosome 11, T2T-MFA8v1.1 genome includes a region encoding these proteins:
- the LOC102142972 gene encoding uncharacterized protein, with the protein MRNARSTRPARAESWRLSLCFLNWQDAIISKPHCPAGRTCLTAAASHGSRGAGHSDKDQGRSPKHVVSHVEHKKQCPAEFTDSCGVDNAAASVPSQVGFPGHLTARTAAHKREALAVAPTPTLQVNARGAKLRAPKAPRTPDALGRGPKRAGEWKTGCF; encoded by the coding sequence ATGAGAAACGCCCGGAGTACCCGCCCCGCACGGGCGGAGAGTTGGCGACTTTCACTCTGCTTTTTAAACTGGCAAGACGCCATCATCAGCAAACCACATTGTCCTGCCGGCCGGACCTGCCTGACGGCGGCCGCATCCCACGGCTCACGCGGGGCTGGACATTCGGACAAGGACCAGGGTCGCAGCCCGAAGCACGTGGTCTCTCACGTAGAGCACAAAAAGCAGTGCCCCGCGGAGTTCACTGACTCCTGCGGCGTAGACAACGCCGCCGCCTCCGTCCCCAGCCAAGTTGGCTTCCCTGGCCATCTTACAGCGCGGACGGCCGCCCACAAACGGGAAGCCCTCGCCGTGGCGCCCACACCTACGCTACAGGTGAACGCACGGGGAGCAAAACTTCGGGCTCCGAAGGCACCCCGGACACCAGACGCTCTTGGGCGCGGTCCCAAGAGGGCAGGAGAGTGGAAGACGGGCTGTTTTTAA